From the Acidimicrobiia bacterium genome, one window contains:
- a CDS encoding US12 family protein, with protein sequence MFEQTSPIPVAQTTVQRRAAFIAKTYRLLFLSILAFAGVEYVLFTTGIAQRVADFAFNTNWLLFMGGFILLASLSRRFARSGSSTPTQYAALGAYVVFEAVFFAPLLFVADSYFPGVISSAAAITVIGFAVLTGIVFVTRKDFSFMRTALMWIGFGALGLIIASVLFGFQLGTAFSIGMVVFAGATILYDTSNILHRYPEDAYVGAAIDLFASVALMFWYVLRLLMSGRR encoded by the coding sequence ATGTTCGAACAAACCAGCCCGATTCCCGTTGCCCAGACCACGGTCCAGCGACGCGCCGCCTTCATTGCGAAGACCTACCGGTTGCTGTTCTTGTCGATTCTGGCCTTTGCCGGTGTCGAATACGTCCTGTTCACAACGGGGATTGCCCAACGGGTCGCCGACTTCGCCTTCAACACGAACTGGCTGCTGTTCATGGGCGGCTTCATTCTTCTTGCCAGCCTCAGCAGACGTTTCGCCCGGTCGGGTTCGTCGACCCCGACCCAGTATGCCGCGTTGGGCGCCTATGTCGTGTTCGAAGCGGTCTTTTTCGCTCCTCTGCTGTTCGTCGCCGACTCCTACTTCCCCGGAGTTATTTCTTCGGCGGCGGCGATCACCGTCATCGGATTCGCAGTCCTTACCGGGATCGTGTTCGTCACCCGCAAGGACTTTTCGTTCATGCGGACCGCCCTCATGTGGATCGGCTTTGGCGCTCTGGGCCTCATCATTGCGTCGGTCCTATTCGGGTTCCAGTTGGGAACGGCATTCTCCATCGGCATGGTCGTGTTCGCCGGAGCGACCATCCTGTACGACACATCGAACATCCTGCACCGTTATCCGGAAGACGCCTACGTAGGGGCGGCGATCGACTTGTTCGCCTCCGTGGCGCTCATGTTCTGGTACGTGCTGCGTCTCCTGATGTCAGGTCGGCGCTAA
- a CDS encoding GNAT family N-acetyltransferase codes for MIIRPLISTDVVDAVTLNNAEVPHVGPTDQEHLTRFLDYPGVVWVVEMDGALTGLMVACEPGSTYESTNYRWFDERSDDFIYVDRIVVAPSAQRLGIGRVLYKRLAAAYVGVARQMTCEVNLDPLNEASMAFHVRMGFRQVATKPDGLKTVALLARDLV; via the coding sequence ATGATCATCCGACCCCTGATTTCGACGGACGTCGTCGATGCGGTGACATTGAACAATGCCGAGGTTCCCCACGTAGGACCTACCGACCAAGAACATCTGACCCGCTTTTTGGACTATCCCGGAGTCGTGTGGGTTGTCGAGATGGACGGCGCGTTGACGGGACTCATGGTGGCCTGTGAACCTGGCTCGACCTATGAATCGACCAATTACCGCTGGTTCGATGAACGGTCTGACGATTTCATCTATGTGGACCGGATCGTGGTTGCGCCATCGGCGCAGAGACTGGGGATCGGTCGGGTTCTCTATAAGCGCCTCGCAGCGGCATATGTCGGGGTCGCCCGTCAGATGACCTGCGAAGTCAACCTTGATCCCCTCAATGAAGCTTCCATGGCGTTTCACGTGCGGATGGGGTTCCGGCAGGTTGCCACCAAGCCGGATGGTTTAAAGACGGTTGCGCTGCTCGCTCGCGATCTGGTTTAG